Proteins encoded within one genomic window of Arachis ipaensis cultivar K30076 chromosome B08, Araip1.1, whole genome shotgun sequence:
- the LOC107613755 gene encoding probable leucine-rich repeat receptor-like serine/threonine-protein kinase At3g14840 isoform X1, whose protein sequence is MNFSPLFYFWLLAFCCFAFLANGATLVEDEVEVMKEIAKKVGKNDWNFSVDPCSGLENWNSSNAVKGMLINAVTCDCSFANANVTVCHVVSIVLKYQNLTGTLPSELVKLPYLQEIDLTRNYLNGTIPPQWGSMKLVNISLLGNRLTGSIPKELGNITTLKSLVLEFNQLTGELPPELGNLSQLERLHLTSNHFTGNLPATFAKLTKLNHVRLGDNQFSGTIPNFIQSWTTLQRLVVQGSGMSGPIPSGISLLKNLTDLRIADLKGPGSYFPPLSNLTNLETLVLRSCNLIGTVPDYLENVTTLKSLDLSFNKLSGTIPSSFSRLLNMNILYLTGNLFTGPLPNWIANPDYTDLSYNNFSIKEPELLTCQQGSVNLFASSMKEHNLGVVPCLGNINCSKPSYSLHINCGGKLITSSGNITYDEDTQEAGPARSLRAGSNWAVSNTGHFFDSSFGDYYTWSNTSKLTMNNAELYTNARVSALSLTYYGFCMRNGSYTVNLHFAEIMFTDDQTYSSLGRRVFDIYIQKKLVLKDFDIAKEAGGVCKAIIKKFTANVTSSTLEIRLQWAGKGTTAIPFGSVYGPLISAISVNPDFMPPVEKETNKSGSGISVGAIVVIVIAGALVIVFVFGISWRRGCSGQKGSLYKDLQGLDLKTDVFTLRQIKTATNNFDIAYKIGQGGFGTVYKGVLSDGTVVAVKQFSSKSRQGNREFINEIGMISALQHPCLVKLYGCCMEGDQLLLIYEYMENNSLARALFAQEKGQLKLDWSTRRKICLGVAKGLAYLHGESRLKIVHRDIKATNVLLDKDLNPKISDFGLAKLDDDGLTHISTRVAGTYGYMAPEYAMRGYLTDKADVYSFGIVALEVVSGKSNNMNWQKEECFSLLDWALLLKEKGDLLDLVDERLGSDLNENEAMLIINVALLCSNFSSLHRPTMSSVVRMLEGKSAVQEAMPDTTQVFDEKKLEMMRNCYQQRGKHKIPDTHEHSTLIVETAAFMTNSEVHSANMDSSSWEESTR, encoded by the exons ATGAATTTTTCTCCTCTTTTCTACTTTTGGCTTCTTGCTTTTTGTTGCTTCGCTTTTTTGGCTAATGGAGCTACTCTCGTAGAAGATGAAG TGGAAGTGATGAAAGAGATAGCAAAGAAGGTTGGGAAGAATGACTGGAACTTCAGCGTGGATCCATGCAGTGGATTAGAGAACTGGAACTCATCAAACGCAGTCAAAGGAATGCTAATAAATGCAGTGACATGTGACTGCTCCTTTGCCAATGCCAATGTTACTGTTTGCCATGTTGTTAGCAT TGTTCTAAAGTACCAGAATCTTACGGGCACACTCCCAAGTGAACTAGTGAAGTTGCCATACCTCCAAGAAAT TGACCTCACCCGCAACTACCTTAACGGCACAATTCCACCACAATGGGGCTCCATGAAACTTGTCAACAT TTCCCTTCTTGGAAATCGACTAACAGGTTCAATTCCAAAGGAGTTGGGAAACATTACCACCCTGAAAAGTTT GGTTTTGGAGTTCAATCAACTCACCGGAGAGCTTCCTCCTGAGCTTGGAAATCTTTCCCAGCTTGAAAGACT GCATCTTACTTCGAACCATTTTACTGGGAATCTACCTGCTACATTTGCTAAGCTCACTAAATTGAATCACGT TCGACTAGGCGATAATCAATTTTCTGGAACTATACCAAATTTTATTCAGAGCTGGACTACTCTTCAGAGGCT GGTGGTGCAAGGGAGTGGTATGAGTGGACCAATTCCTTCTGGAATTTCACTTTTGAAAAACCTCACCGACTT GAGAATCGCTGACTTGAAAGGACCAGGATCTTATTTTCCACCACTTAGTAACTTGACAAATCTAGAAACATT AGTACTGAGGAGTTGTAATCTGATAGGAACAGTGCCTGACTATCTAGAGAATGTGACTACACTAAAATCACT AGACCTTAGTTTTAACAAATTAAGTGGAACCATTCCAAGCTCCTTCAGTCGCCTATTGAACATGAACATACT GTACTTAACTGGAAACCTTTTTACTGGACCGCTACCTAATTGGATAGCTAACCCAGACTATAC AGATCTTTCATATAACAACTTCAGCATCAAAGAGCCAGAGCTGTTGACTTGTCAACAAGGAAGCGT GAACTTGTTTGCATCATCTATGAAGGAACATAACTT ggGAGTTGTTCCATGTTTGGGAAACATTAATTGTTCTAAAC CTTCATATTCTCTCCATATAAATTGCGGTGGGAAACTCATAACTTCTAGTGGGAATATTACATATGATGAAGATACACAAGAAGCTGGACCGGCAAGATCTCTTCGTGCCGGATCAAACTGGGCAGTTAGCAACACTGGTCACTTCTTTGATAGTAGTTTTGGGGACTATTATACATGGTCTAATACATCTAAGCTTACCATGAACAATGCTGAATTGTACACGAATGCACGTGTTTCTGCACTTTCTCTGACATATTATGGTTTTTGCATGAGAAATGGAAGCTACACAGTAAATCTCCATTTTGCTGAGATAATGTTTACAGATGATCAAACATATAGCAGCCTTGGAAGGCGTGTATTTGACATCTATATTCAG AAGAAATTGGTCCTAAAAGATTTTGATATTGCAAAAGAAGCAGGAGGAGTTTGTAAGGCAATCATAAAGAAATTTACCGCTAATGTGACCAGCAGCACCTTGGAGATTCGCTTACAATGGGCTGGGAAAGGGACAACAGCTATTCCATTTGGATCAGTATATGGTCCTCTAATATCAGCTATATCTGTAAATCCTG ACTTTATGCCACCAGTGGAAAAAGAAACTAACAAAAGTGGAAGTGGCATATCTGTGGGGGCTATAGTTGTAATTGTAATTGCTGGAGCACTTGTTATCGTCTTCGTATTTGGTATATCCTGGCGGCGAGGATGTTCAGGACAAAAAGGTTCATTATATAAAG ATCTACAGGGTTTGGATCTAAAAACCGATGTATTTACCTTGAGGCAAATCAAAACAGCAACTAACAATTTCGATATTGCTTATAAGATTGGACAAGGAGGGTTTGGTACTGTTTACAAG GGTGTTCTTTCAGATGGCACAGTAGTGGCAGTTAAACAGTTTTCTTCTAAATCGAGGCAAGGGAATCGCGAGTTCATAAATGAGATTGGCATGATTTCGGCTTTGCAACACCCCTGTCTAGTTAAGCTCTATGGCTGTTGTATGGAGGGAGATCAATTGTTGTTGATATACGAATATATGGAAAACAATAGCCTTGCTCGTGCTTTGTTTG CCCAAGAAAAAGGTCAACTGAAATTGGATTGGTCAACAAGGCGCAAGATTTGTCTTGGCGTTGCTAAAGGCTTGGCTTACCTCCATGGAGAGTCAAGGTTAAAGATAGTTCATAGAGATATCAAGGCCACCAATGTATTACTGGATAAAGATCTAAACCCAAAGATATCTGATTTTGGTTTGGCCAAGCTTGATGATGATGGACTTACCCACATAAGCACTAGAGTGGCTGGCACCTA TGGATATATGGCTCCAGAATATGCAATGCGCGGTTATTTGACGGACAAAGCAGATGTTTATAGTTTTGGAATTGTTGCCTTGGAAGTAGTTAGTGGCAAAAGCAACAATATGAACTGGCAAAAGGAAGAATGCTTTTCTCTTCTTGATTGG GCTCTTCTCTtgaaagaaaaaggtgatctaTTGGACCTAGTTGATGAGAGGTTGGGTTCAGACTTGAACGAAAATGAAGCAATGCTCATCATCAATGTGGCTCTTCTATGCTCAAATTTCTCTTCATTGCACAGGCCAACCATGTCTTCAGTGGTAAGAATGCTCGAAGGCAAAAGCGCAGTTCAAGAGGCCATGCCGGACACAACCCAGGTATTCGATGAGAAGAAGTTAGAAATGATGAGAAACTGTTACCAACAGAGAGGAAAACATAAGATTCCAGACACTCATGAACATAGCACCTTAATAGTTGAAACTGCTGCTTTTATGACTAATTCAGAGGTCCATTCAGCCAACATGGATTCTTCTTCCTGGGAGGAAAGTACTAGATGA
- the LOC107613755 gene encoding probable leucine-rich repeat receptor-like serine/threonine-protein kinase At3g14840 isoform X5: protein MIGLLNGGNDIGTYSVLKYQNLTGTLPSELVKLPYLQEIDLTRNYLNGTIPPQWGSMKLVNISLLGNRLTGSIPKELGNITTLKSLVLEFNQLTGELPPELGNLSQLERLHLTSNHFTGNLPATFAKLTKLNHVRLGDNQFSGTIPNFIQSWTTLQRLVVQGSGMSGPIPSGISLLKNLTDLRIADLKGPGSYFPPLSNLTNLETLVLRSCNLIGTVPDYLENVTTLKSLDLSFNKLSGTIPSSFSRLLNMNILYLTGNLFTGPLPNWIANPDYTDLSYNNFSIKEPELLTCQQGSVNLFASSMKEHNLGVVPCLGNINCSKPSYSLHINCGGKLITSSGNITYDEDTQEAGPARSLRAGSNWAVSNTGHFFDSSFGDYYTWSNTSKLTMNNAELYTNARVSALSLTYYGFCMRNGSYTVNLHFAEIMFTDDQTYSSLGRRVFDIYIQKKLVLKDFDIAKEAGGVCKAIIKKFTANVTSSTLEIRLQWAGKGTTAIPFGSVYGPLISAISVNPDFMPPVEKETNKSGSGISVGAIVVIVIAGALVIVFVFGISWRRGCSGQKGSLYKDLQGLDLKTDVFTLRQIKTATNNFDIAYKIGQGGFGTVYKGVLSDGTVVAVKQFSSKSRQGNREFINEIGMISALQHPCLVKLYGCCMEGDQLLLIYEYMENNSLARALFAQEKGQLKLDWSTRRKICLGVAKGLAYLHGESRLKIVHRDIKATNVLLDKDLNPKISDFGLAKLDDDGLTHISTRVAGTYGYMAPEYAMRGYLTDKADVYSFGIVALEVVSGKSNNMNWQKEECFSLLDWALLLKEKGDLLDLVDERLGSDLNENEAMLIINVALLCSNFSSLHRPTMSSVVRMLEGKSAVQEAMPDTTQVFDEKKLEMMRNCYQQRGKHKIPDTHEHSTLIVETAAFMTNSEVHSANMDSSSWEESTR, encoded by the exons ATGATTGGATTATTGAACGGGGGCAATGATATTGGTACGTACAGTGTTCTAAAGTACCAGAATCTTACGGGCACACTCCCAAGTGAACTAGTGAAGTTGCCATACCTCCAAGAAAT TGACCTCACCCGCAACTACCTTAACGGCACAATTCCACCACAATGGGGCTCCATGAAACTTGTCAACAT TTCCCTTCTTGGAAATCGACTAACAGGTTCAATTCCAAAGGAGTTGGGAAACATTACCACCCTGAAAAGTTT GGTTTTGGAGTTCAATCAACTCACCGGAGAGCTTCCTCCTGAGCTTGGAAATCTTTCCCAGCTTGAAAGACT GCATCTTACTTCGAACCATTTTACTGGGAATCTACCTGCTACATTTGCTAAGCTCACTAAATTGAATCACGT TCGACTAGGCGATAATCAATTTTCTGGAACTATACCAAATTTTATTCAGAGCTGGACTACTCTTCAGAGGCT GGTGGTGCAAGGGAGTGGTATGAGTGGACCAATTCCTTCTGGAATTTCACTTTTGAAAAACCTCACCGACTT GAGAATCGCTGACTTGAAAGGACCAGGATCTTATTTTCCACCACTTAGTAACTTGACAAATCTAGAAACATT AGTACTGAGGAGTTGTAATCTGATAGGAACAGTGCCTGACTATCTAGAGAATGTGACTACACTAAAATCACT AGACCTTAGTTTTAACAAATTAAGTGGAACCATTCCAAGCTCCTTCAGTCGCCTATTGAACATGAACATACT GTACTTAACTGGAAACCTTTTTACTGGACCGCTACCTAATTGGATAGCTAACCCAGACTATAC AGATCTTTCATATAACAACTTCAGCATCAAAGAGCCAGAGCTGTTGACTTGTCAACAAGGAAGCGT GAACTTGTTTGCATCATCTATGAAGGAACATAACTT ggGAGTTGTTCCATGTTTGGGAAACATTAATTGTTCTAAAC CTTCATATTCTCTCCATATAAATTGCGGTGGGAAACTCATAACTTCTAGTGGGAATATTACATATGATGAAGATACACAAGAAGCTGGACCGGCAAGATCTCTTCGTGCCGGATCAAACTGGGCAGTTAGCAACACTGGTCACTTCTTTGATAGTAGTTTTGGGGACTATTATACATGGTCTAATACATCTAAGCTTACCATGAACAATGCTGAATTGTACACGAATGCACGTGTTTCTGCACTTTCTCTGACATATTATGGTTTTTGCATGAGAAATGGAAGCTACACAGTAAATCTCCATTTTGCTGAGATAATGTTTACAGATGATCAAACATATAGCAGCCTTGGAAGGCGTGTATTTGACATCTATATTCAG AAGAAATTGGTCCTAAAAGATTTTGATATTGCAAAAGAAGCAGGAGGAGTTTGTAAGGCAATCATAAAGAAATTTACCGCTAATGTGACCAGCAGCACCTTGGAGATTCGCTTACAATGGGCTGGGAAAGGGACAACAGCTATTCCATTTGGATCAGTATATGGTCCTCTAATATCAGCTATATCTGTAAATCCTG ACTTTATGCCACCAGTGGAAAAAGAAACTAACAAAAGTGGAAGTGGCATATCTGTGGGGGCTATAGTTGTAATTGTAATTGCTGGAGCACTTGTTATCGTCTTCGTATTTGGTATATCCTGGCGGCGAGGATGTTCAGGACAAAAAGGTTCATTATATAAAG ATCTACAGGGTTTGGATCTAAAAACCGATGTATTTACCTTGAGGCAAATCAAAACAGCAACTAACAATTTCGATATTGCTTATAAGATTGGACAAGGAGGGTTTGGTACTGTTTACAAG GGTGTTCTTTCAGATGGCACAGTAGTGGCAGTTAAACAGTTTTCTTCTAAATCGAGGCAAGGGAATCGCGAGTTCATAAATGAGATTGGCATGATTTCGGCTTTGCAACACCCCTGTCTAGTTAAGCTCTATGGCTGTTGTATGGAGGGAGATCAATTGTTGTTGATATACGAATATATGGAAAACAATAGCCTTGCTCGTGCTTTGTTTG CCCAAGAAAAAGGTCAACTGAAATTGGATTGGTCAACAAGGCGCAAGATTTGTCTTGGCGTTGCTAAAGGCTTGGCTTACCTCCATGGAGAGTCAAGGTTAAAGATAGTTCATAGAGATATCAAGGCCACCAATGTATTACTGGATAAAGATCTAAACCCAAAGATATCTGATTTTGGTTTGGCCAAGCTTGATGATGATGGACTTACCCACATAAGCACTAGAGTGGCTGGCACCTA TGGATATATGGCTCCAGAATATGCAATGCGCGGTTATTTGACGGACAAAGCAGATGTTTATAGTTTTGGAATTGTTGCCTTGGAAGTAGTTAGTGGCAAAAGCAACAATATGAACTGGCAAAAGGAAGAATGCTTTTCTCTTCTTGATTGG GCTCTTCTCTtgaaagaaaaaggtgatctaTTGGACCTAGTTGATGAGAGGTTGGGTTCAGACTTGAACGAAAATGAAGCAATGCTCATCATCAATGTGGCTCTTCTATGCTCAAATTTCTCTTCATTGCACAGGCCAACCATGTCTTCAGTGGTAAGAATGCTCGAAGGCAAAAGCGCAGTTCAAGAGGCCATGCCGGACACAACCCAGGTATTCGATGAGAAGAAGTTAGAAATGATGAGAAACTGTTACCAACAGAGAGGAAAACATAAGATTCCAGACACTCATGAACATAGCACCTTAATAGTTGAAACTGCTGCTTTTATGACTAATTCAGAGGTCCATTCAGCCAACATGGATTCTTCTTCCTGGGAGGAAAGTACTAGATGA
- the LOC107613755 gene encoding probable leucine-rich repeat receptor-like serine/threonine-protein kinase At3g14840 isoform X6 — protein MGLHETCQHFPSWKSTNRFNSKGVGKHYHPEKFVSYWVLEFNQLTGELPPELGNLSQLERLHLTSNHFTGNLPATFAKLTKLNHVRLGDNQFSGTIPNFIQSWTTLQRLVVQGSGMSGPIPSGISLLKNLTDLRIADLKGPGSYFPPLSNLTNLETLVLRSCNLIGTVPDYLENVTTLKSLDLSFNKLSGTIPSSFSRLLNMNILYLTGNLFTGPLPNWIANPDYTDLSYNNFSIKEPELLTCQQGSVNLFASSMKEHNLGVVPCLGNINCSKPSYSLHINCGGKLITSSGNITYDEDTQEAGPARSLRAGSNWAVSNTGHFFDSSFGDYYTWSNTSKLTMNNAELYTNARVSALSLTYYGFCMRNGSYTVNLHFAEIMFTDDQTYSSLGRRVFDIYIQKKLVLKDFDIAKEAGGVCKAIIKKFTANVTSSTLEIRLQWAGKGTTAIPFGSVYGPLISAISVNPDFMPPVEKETNKSGSGISVGAIVVIVIAGALVIVFVFGISWRRGCSGQKGSLYKDLQGLDLKTDVFTLRQIKTATNNFDIAYKIGQGGFGTVYKGVLSDGTVVAVKQFSSKSRQGNREFINEIGMISALQHPCLVKLYGCCMEGDQLLLIYEYMENNSLARALFAQEKGQLKLDWSTRRKICLGVAKGLAYLHGESRLKIVHRDIKATNVLLDKDLNPKISDFGLAKLDDDGLTHISTRVAGTYGYMAPEYAMRGYLTDKADVYSFGIVALEVVSGKSNNMNWQKEECFSLLDWALLLKEKGDLLDLVDERLGSDLNENEAMLIINVALLCSNFSSLHRPTMSSVVRMLEGKSAVQEAMPDTTQVFDEKKLEMMRNCYQQRGKHKIPDTHEHSTLIVETAAFMTNSEVHSANMDSSSWEESTR, from the exons ATGGGGCTCCATGAAACTTGTCAACAT TTCCCTTCTTGGAAATCGACTAACAGGTTCAATTCCAAAGGAGTTGGGAAACATTACCACCCTGAAAAGTTTGTAAGTTACTG GGTTTTGGAGTTCAATCAACTCACCGGAGAGCTTCCTCCTGAGCTTGGAAATCTTTCCCAGCTTGAAAGACT GCATCTTACTTCGAACCATTTTACTGGGAATCTACCTGCTACATTTGCTAAGCTCACTAAATTGAATCACGT TCGACTAGGCGATAATCAATTTTCTGGAACTATACCAAATTTTATTCAGAGCTGGACTACTCTTCAGAGGCT GGTGGTGCAAGGGAGTGGTATGAGTGGACCAATTCCTTCTGGAATTTCACTTTTGAAAAACCTCACCGACTT GAGAATCGCTGACTTGAAAGGACCAGGATCTTATTTTCCACCACTTAGTAACTTGACAAATCTAGAAACATT AGTACTGAGGAGTTGTAATCTGATAGGAACAGTGCCTGACTATCTAGAGAATGTGACTACACTAAAATCACT AGACCTTAGTTTTAACAAATTAAGTGGAACCATTCCAAGCTCCTTCAGTCGCCTATTGAACATGAACATACT GTACTTAACTGGAAACCTTTTTACTGGACCGCTACCTAATTGGATAGCTAACCCAGACTATAC AGATCTTTCATATAACAACTTCAGCATCAAAGAGCCAGAGCTGTTGACTTGTCAACAAGGAAGCGT GAACTTGTTTGCATCATCTATGAAGGAACATAACTT ggGAGTTGTTCCATGTTTGGGAAACATTAATTGTTCTAAAC CTTCATATTCTCTCCATATAAATTGCGGTGGGAAACTCATAACTTCTAGTGGGAATATTACATATGATGAAGATACACAAGAAGCTGGACCGGCAAGATCTCTTCGTGCCGGATCAAACTGGGCAGTTAGCAACACTGGTCACTTCTTTGATAGTAGTTTTGGGGACTATTATACATGGTCTAATACATCTAAGCTTACCATGAACAATGCTGAATTGTACACGAATGCACGTGTTTCTGCACTTTCTCTGACATATTATGGTTTTTGCATGAGAAATGGAAGCTACACAGTAAATCTCCATTTTGCTGAGATAATGTTTACAGATGATCAAACATATAGCAGCCTTGGAAGGCGTGTATTTGACATCTATATTCAG AAGAAATTGGTCCTAAAAGATTTTGATATTGCAAAAGAAGCAGGAGGAGTTTGTAAGGCAATCATAAAGAAATTTACCGCTAATGTGACCAGCAGCACCTTGGAGATTCGCTTACAATGGGCTGGGAAAGGGACAACAGCTATTCCATTTGGATCAGTATATGGTCCTCTAATATCAGCTATATCTGTAAATCCTG ACTTTATGCCACCAGTGGAAAAAGAAACTAACAAAAGTGGAAGTGGCATATCTGTGGGGGCTATAGTTGTAATTGTAATTGCTGGAGCACTTGTTATCGTCTTCGTATTTGGTATATCCTGGCGGCGAGGATGTTCAGGACAAAAAGGTTCATTATATAAAG ATCTACAGGGTTTGGATCTAAAAACCGATGTATTTACCTTGAGGCAAATCAAAACAGCAACTAACAATTTCGATATTGCTTATAAGATTGGACAAGGAGGGTTTGGTACTGTTTACAAG GGTGTTCTTTCAGATGGCACAGTAGTGGCAGTTAAACAGTTTTCTTCTAAATCGAGGCAAGGGAATCGCGAGTTCATAAATGAGATTGGCATGATTTCGGCTTTGCAACACCCCTGTCTAGTTAAGCTCTATGGCTGTTGTATGGAGGGAGATCAATTGTTGTTGATATACGAATATATGGAAAACAATAGCCTTGCTCGTGCTTTGTTTG CCCAAGAAAAAGGTCAACTGAAATTGGATTGGTCAACAAGGCGCAAGATTTGTCTTGGCGTTGCTAAAGGCTTGGCTTACCTCCATGGAGAGTCAAGGTTAAAGATAGTTCATAGAGATATCAAGGCCACCAATGTATTACTGGATAAAGATCTAAACCCAAAGATATCTGATTTTGGTTTGGCCAAGCTTGATGATGATGGACTTACCCACATAAGCACTAGAGTGGCTGGCACCTA TGGATATATGGCTCCAGAATATGCAATGCGCGGTTATTTGACGGACAAAGCAGATGTTTATAGTTTTGGAATTGTTGCCTTGGAAGTAGTTAGTGGCAAAAGCAACAATATGAACTGGCAAAAGGAAGAATGCTTTTCTCTTCTTGATTGG GCTCTTCTCTtgaaagaaaaaggtgatctaTTGGACCTAGTTGATGAGAGGTTGGGTTCAGACTTGAACGAAAATGAAGCAATGCTCATCATCAATGTGGCTCTTCTATGCTCAAATTTCTCTTCATTGCACAGGCCAACCATGTCTTCAGTGGTAAGAATGCTCGAAGGCAAAAGCGCAGTTCAAGAGGCCATGCCGGACACAACCCAGGTATTCGATGAGAAGAAGTTAGAAATGATGAGAAACTGTTACCAACAGAGAGGAAAACATAAGATTCCAGACACTCATGAACATAGCACCTTAATAGTTGAAACTGCTGCTTTTATGACTAATTCAGAGGTCCATTCAGCCAACATGGATTCTTCTTCCTGGGAGGAAAGTACTAGATGA